The Nocardia vinacea genome contains the following window.
TGCTGTTCGACATCGTATTCGCGGGTGTAGCCGTAGCCGCCGTGTACCTGGATGGCGAGGCTGTTGGCCTCCAGACACCATTGCGACGGCCAGCTCTTCGCCACGCCGGTGAGGATTTCCAGCAGCAGGGTGTGATCGCGTTTGGCAGCCGGATCCGTGGTGGTGCGTTCCAGATCGACGAGGCGGTTGCAGTAGAGCAGCAGAGCGAGCGCGCCCTCGACATAAGCCTTCTGCGCCAACAGCATTCGCCGCACATCGGCATGCTCGATGATCGGCGCCTGCGGTGCGGACGGATCCTTGGCGCTGACCGTGCGCCCCTGGCGGCGTTCCCGGGCGTAGTCGAGCGATTTCAGATATCCGGTGTAGCCCAACGCCGTTGCGCCCAGACCGACGCCGAGGCGCGCCTCGTTCATCATGTGGAACATGTAGGTCAGGCCGCGATGCGGTTCGCCGACAAGGTAACCCACCGCACCGGGCGCGTCGTCCGGATTATGCTTGCCCTCGCCGAAATTCAGCACCGTATTGGTGGTGCCCCGATATCCCATCTTGTGGTTCAACCCGGCCAGCACCACGTCGTTGCGTGCGCCGAGCGAACCGTCCTCGGCCACCAGGAATTTCGGCACGACGAACAGCGAGATGCCCTTGGTTCCGGCCGGTCCGCCCGGAATCTTGGCCAGGACGAGGTGCACGATATTGTCGGTCAGCTCGTGATCGCCGCCGGAGATCCACATTTTCGAGCCGAACAGCCGGTAGGTGCCATCGGCCTGCGGTTCGGCGCGGGTGACGATATCGGCCAGCGAAGAGCCCGCCTGCGGTTCGGACAGACACATCGTTCCGGTGAACCGGCCCTCGACCATGGGCTTGACGAAGCGGTCGATCTGCTCCGGGGTGCCGTGCGCGGCAAGGAGATTGGCATTGCCGACGGTCAGGAAGAGATAGCCGGTGGTGCCGACATTGGCGGCCTGGAACCAGCAGAATCCGGCCGCCTCCACCGTGGCGGGCAGCTGCAGCCCGCCGATCTCCTCGTCCATCGCGGCGCCGACGAGATTGGCTTTGGTGAAGGCCTCGATCGCGGCCTTCACCTCCGGGATGATGGTGACCGTCTCACCGTCGAAGGTCGGCTCATTGCTGTCGTTGCGCTTGTTGTGGGTGGCGAAGTGCCTTGTGGCCAGATCCTCGCAGAGGTCGAGAAAGCCGTCGAAGGTATCCCTGGAATGTTCGGTGAACCGGGGCAGCGCCGTGAGCTCCTCGACCCGCAGCCATTCGTAGAGCAGGAAGTCCAGGTCCCTACGGGAGATCAGGGTCGAGCGCACGGGCACATCCTCTCGCAGTGGCGGAGCACTGGCCCAGACGGGCGCGGTACTCGCTCGGGTCGGTTTGGTACATTACTACGCATGTGTCGCGAATCGATCCCAGGGCTGGGATGACCACAACCACCGGTGCCGCCCGACCTGTCGGCCGTCCCGCCGCCGCTTCCCAGGACCAGGTGCTCGCCGCGGCCAGCGCCCAGTTCCTGGCCTGCGAGCGGGTCGATGTGCAGGCGATCGCGGCGGAACTCGGATTGTCGCGCGCGACAATCTACCGCTGGTTCGGTTCGCGCGACGGTCTGCTCGGCGCGGTCATGGTGTCGGAATTCGAGCGGATGGTCGTGGCGGCGCAGACGCGCGACGACGGCACCGGGGCGCCGAGGGTGCTCGCCCTGCTGGACCGGGTGGCGCAGTGGATGACGCGGAGCGAGGCATACCGCTATTTCATCGCGACCGAACAGGCCACCGCGGGCCGCATCATCACCACCAGCGACGGGCCGGTCCAGCCGAAGGTGGTCGGGGTGGTCGCCGAAATTCTGGATACCGCGATGGTGGAGGGCTACCAGAACCGGGTCGATACCCAGACCTTCGCCTATGCGCTGGTCCGGCTCATCGAGGCCTTCCTGTACCAGGATGCGGTGACCGGCCTTCGCGGCGACGTGGAGCGGTTGCGCGCGGTGCTGGCGGTCATTCTGGGACTGGACCCGGATCAGCGCGGCCCGTAGGTATCGAGGAACAGAACGGGTCCGTTGCCGAAGTCGCCGCGGGTATCCATCGCCAGGAGTCCGGCCAAAGCCTTTGCGGTGTAGACAGTTTCCAATTCCAGCCCGTTGGTCGCGGCGAGCTTCTTCGCGGCAATGGCGGCCGGGGTTTCATGGCCGTAGCCAGGACCGAGCCAGTCGCGCACCATCGTCACGTCGTCCGGGCGCAGCTCGGGCGTGGTGAGTTCCGCGCCGCGTGCGCGCAGCACCTTCGCAGCGCGGTTCGCCAGCTCGACAATGTGTCGCGCGTCGAGGGGAAGCGAGTCGTTGACGACGACACCGACGACGCGGGTGCGTAGTCCGGCAAGCCGTAGACCGAGGGCCAAACCCGCTGCCGTGCCACCGGATCCGACGGCGGTCACCAGATGTGTCGGTTGCGGTAGTTCGCCCGCGGCGATCTGCGCCGCCAGTTCCAATGCGACCTCGACATAGCCGAGTGCGCCGATCGGCGACGATCCGCCGACGGGCAGCAGATACGGTGGGGTGCGCCCGTGCATATGCCGCAGCAGCAGCCACGGTGCGGCCAGGACGGTGCGCAACTTGCTGTGCGTGAAATGTAGGGTGGCGCCGGAGTTTTCCAGTCGTCGCAGCTGCGCGCGGACGTGGTCGTCCACCGGTTGGTCGACCAGCGCCAGTCCGGTGTCGATGCCGAATTCCCGGGCGTAGAGCGCCGTGGCCAGACCCCAGTTGGTTCCGGTGCCGCCGAAGGTGAGAATGGTGCGGGCACCGCGCCGTCGGGCCTCGGGCAATAGCCACTCCAACTTGCGGATCTTATTGCCACCCCAGCCACCCGAGCCGTACCCGCTTTCGTCCTTGCACCAGACAGTGCTGTTGGTGCCGAGGTCCAGCGGGCGGACCGGCGTCGGCGCGATACCGAGCCGGGCGAACGGCAGTGTGCTGGCCAGTTCAGGGAAGCGCTGGTGGAGTAGGGATTCGGTCATAGTCCGACCATTATCGGGGTTCAGCTCTGTTCGGTGAGCAGTTGATCGAGGGGCAGCGCAGACCTGGGACAGGTCGCCCATGCCGAGGTGGCTGGACATGCGAAGCAGCAGGGCCGCGCAGAGGGTTTCGTCCGAACGAACGAATCCCCCCCGTAACGGATTCCGGGCGGCTTCAGCGAATGCATGCTTGCTACCTTCGACTTGTGAGCCGAACCCAGTGGACTATCCATGGTGAGCACCTCGTCGACGAGAATCGACACATCCGACTGTCCACCGTTGATGTCGAGCTGCCCGACGGCGTCAGGTTCACCCAGTACGTGGCGCGGATGCCGCGGTGCGCGATGACCCTGGTACTGAACGACAAGCGCGAGGCGTTGATGATGTACCGGCATCGGTTCATCATCGACCGTTGGGTCTGGGAGCTGCCCGGAGGCTATGTCGACGGTGCCGAGGACGTTGCAGTGGCGGCGGCCCGGGAAGTCGAAGAGGAGACCGGCTGGCGGCCCCGCACAATGGAACACCTGGTTACCTACCAGCCAGCAATCGGCACGCTCGACCAGCCGCAGTTGATCTATCTCGCGCATGGCGCCGACTTGACCGACAAGCAGCCGGACATCAACGAGGCCGAGCAGATCGAGTGGATCCCGCTACCGGATGCGGTCGCGATGATCGACCGCGGAGAGATTGTCGGCGCCGCGACTGTCGTCGCCCTGTACCGCGCTGTCAGTCTGTCGCTCTAGTCGCGGCGAGCACGCGCCGTCGGAAGTTTGCGACGTCGTCGATTTCGTCGTACGGCGCGAGGCGAAACCGGACCTCACGAAGGTAGGAGTAGCTGCGCCGGGACTCGAGGCTGCCCGCCAGGTCGAGCGCCTCGTTGCCGATGCGCACCGCCTCATGTGGATCCGCGTCCGCGACGGCTGATGCCAGCAGGCACAGGTTGAATGCCCGCCCGCGCAGGTAGCCTTCGGACATGTCGAGGGATTGCTCGGCATAGCGAGCCGCCCGGGCGAGGTCGCCCAGATCCCGGAAGCAGTGTGCGGTCTTGGCCGAAAGGTACGCGCCATCAAAGTAGTCCAGCCATTCTGGCCGACCGGAATCTCCGCGGCCGAACGCGCGCTCGGCGGCGTTCAAGGATGTCGCGCAAGACGATTCGTCCAGCCTCGAGGCATGGCCGTGCGCCTCGACCATCAGGCACTCCGACTCCAGCGCGGCGAGGCCAGCGTTGCGGGCTGCTATCTGCGCTGCCCGGGCGAGGTCGACGGCGTCGCCGGGACGTCCGACGTAGGTCGCCTGGTGGCTCATCGCCGCGAGGATCTCCGCACCGAGGCCGGCATCGCCCGCGGCGCGCGACATCCTCAGCGCCTGGATGAGATAGCGCTGCGCGAGGCCGTGTTCCTCGAGATCGTAGGCGGCCCAACCTGCGAGCTTGGTGAGTTCGGCAGTGGTGGCGAAAAGCTGTCGCCCGATGCGCTCGTTGTAGCTGCCGCGCAGCAGCGGGGCGACGGAGCTGTGCAGGTAATGGACGATCGTCGACCGCACCTTCCCACCGCCCACCCTGTTATCGAGGTCCCGGAACGCGGTTGTCATGGTCCGGACTGCATCGACGTCGCTCTGTCCGATCCGGCGATACCCAGCCGAGACCGGGTGCTCGGGTCCTGGCAGGGTCAGCCACCGCATTGATGCGGCCGGGTAGACCGCTACCGCATACGACGCGCCGACCAGGAACCGCCTGCGCTCCACATCACTCCTCCACAACGCAGTCGCCGAAGCGGTCGCCTCGGTGAGACTCAACGAGAACTTCAGTCCGAGATCGGCAGCCTCTCTCCCGCCGCTCATCCCGCAGTCGGCAGCGGCGACCCGACGCCCTGCTACCTCGGTCAGACACTCCGCGATCAGTTCAGGCCCAGGCGGATTCGGTTGCTCGCCCGCCAGCCACCGCCCCACCGAGGTGTGGTCGTAGCGCAACTCGACACCGACCGCGCGGCCTCGCTCGACGACTCGGCGAGCGAGCGCCTTGTTCGGTAGGCCCGTTTCCTCGAGCAGTTCGGCGAGCTGCGTGTTGGGTTGCTTGGGCTGCCGTCCCATTTCAGAAGTGTGGCATGCGAAATGCCTTGCACGCCATGAATTCGCTGCCACGCACACCCCCTGTGCACACCCCCACCCAGGCTGCACACCTTACGGCGAGGCACCCCCTCAGCGTGTTCTTGATCTAGGCACCCGGCGCCGGGGGATGCCTGAGAGCCCTCGGCGCCGGGCGGCCTGCCAAACCCAACGAACCCCAAGGCGGTACAGCCAAATGCCGTTCAACCCGCAAGATTCGCGGCGTCACGGGCGAGATATCCATGCCTAATTCCAAACTGCCGCAACGCGATCCCTTCGTCGGCCCACCCGGTACCTATAGCGGCGCACCGGGCGATGTGGTCGAGCTATTCGCGGATGCCGTCCGCCAATGGGGAGACCCGCCCCAGGAAACGTCCTTGTGCCGAGATGTCGCGTACCCCGGCACCGGTGATCACGAACGAACCGAGGTGATGCCGGATGGCGCTTGCTGAGCCCCAAGCGAAACTCTGCCCCCGCTGCACCTGTGAGGATGCCGAGCCGGAGACCGGGATTTGCCGCTACTGCACGGCCGATATCGAGCGCGCAAGCCGTGCAATCGTTGTCGCGCTGCGCACAGCCAACGCCAGAACCGATCGCCCGGTGGGCTGGTTGCAGCGTGCCGACGGATCATGGGCGCCAGTTGATGACCACGGGTATGTCGGACAGGCATTCGCATTCGCATTGGATGACCACCACGAATTCGACGAACACGCTGTGATCACCGTCGAGCCGATCTCGATCGACGACACGGAGGTCGACTAGCTGTGTCGACTACTGGACTTGCTTGCGCAACCATCGCCGTGGTTTTGACGTTGGGCGTCGTGCCCTTCTACCTACTGCCGTACCTCATCGACCGCCCGGCGCACTTCGACGGCGAGCGGCCGAGCGCGGAAATACTGGCTCGCATCGCTCGCGACCAGTGCCACCGTGCACCAGACCATCCCTACAGCGTCGATGAAGCGCGCCGCGTATTCCGCCAGCGCATCAACTGCGACGCCGGCTCATGCGGCGCAAAACATGAAGCGTTCTGGACCCTGGTCGAGGCGGGGGTGCTCCGACCCGGCGCATATGTCGAGCGGTAGGGCGCCTGATTCGCCCGACCAGACGTGTGGGTCGGGATTGTCACTTGGAGCGCCGAATGACCAGACGCGAGCACCGCCCGCGCACAACGCATTCCCCGAGCTGTTCTCGCCACCCCAGTTGGCCAGCGAAATCTGCGGCGGCGTGCATTCCCAACTCGACAAGGAAGTGAATAATGCTATCCCGCTGTAACACAATCATTTTCGTCGGAATCCTCAGCTCCGCCGCGCTCGGCACCGCACCCGCCGGGGCTACGACCGCTGCACACCCAGAATTCATCGCCGCCAAGTCTTGTGGTTTCGAATTCACCTACAGCCGGCCATCGGTGTACGCGCCGAAGATCACGGGAAACGGCGTCGCCCAGTGCGACG
Protein-coding sequences here:
- a CDS encoding acyl-CoA dehydrogenase → MRSTLISRRDLDFLLYEWLRVEELTALPRFTEHSRDTFDGFLDLCEDLATRHFATHNKRNDSNEPTFDGETVTIIPEVKAAIEAFTKANLVGAAMDEEIGGLQLPATVEAAGFCWFQAANVGTTGYLFLTVGNANLLAAHGTPEQIDRFVKPMVEGRFTGTMCLSEPQAGSSLADIVTRAEPQADGTYRLFGSKMWISGGDHELTDNIVHLVLAKIPGGPAGTKGISLFVVPKFLVAEDGSLGARNDVVLAGLNHKMGYRGTTNTVLNFGEGKHNPDDAPGAVGYLVGEPHRGLTYMFHMMNEARLGVGLGATALGYTGYLKSLDYARERRQGRTVSAKDPSAPQAPIIEHADVRRMLLAQKAYVEGALALLLYCNRLVDLERTTTDPAAKRDHTLLLEILTGVAKSWPSQWCLEANSLAIQVHGGYGYTREYDVEQHYRDNRLNPIHEGTHGIQGLDLLGRKVIQHDGASLRLLAAQIEQTVLAATEAGGEWTEFGGQLDAVWQRLLTVTGWMFASGDIAAAMANSSIYLEAFGHVVVAWIWLEQALAAHGKDGDFYDGKRAAARYFFRYELPKTTPQLDLLELMDRTTLDMRDAWF
- a CDS encoding QsdR family transcriptional regulator; protein product: MTTTTGAARPVGRPAAASQDQVLAAASAQFLACERVDVQAIAAELGLSRATIYRWFGSRDGLLGAVMVSEFERMVVAAQTRDDGTGAPRVLALLDRVAQWMTRSEAYRYFIATEQATAGRIITTSDGPVQPKVVGVVAEILDTAMVEGYQNRVDTQTFAYALVRLIEAFLYQDAVTGLRGDVERLRAVLAVILGLDPDQRGP
- a CDS encoding 1-aminocyclopropane-1-carboxylate deaminase/D-cysteine desulfhydrase; this translates as MTESLLHQRFPELASTLPFARLGIAPTPVRPLDLGTNSTVWCKDESGYGSGGWGGNKIRKLEWLLPEARRRGARTILTFGGTGTNWGLATALYAREFGIDTGLALVDQPVDDHVRAQLRRLENSGATLHFTHSKLRTVLAAPWLLLRHMHGRTPPYLLPVGGSSPIGALGYVEVALELAAQIAAGELPQPTHLVTAVGSGGTAAGLALGLRLAGLRTRVVGVVVNDSLPLDARHIVELANRAAKVLRARGAELTTPELRPDDVTMVRDWLGPGYGHETPAAIAAKKLAATNGLELETVYTAKALAGLLAMDTRGDFGNGPVLFLDTYGPR
- a CDS encoding NUDIX hydrolase — translated: MSRTQWTIHGEHLVDENRHIRLSTVDVELPDGVRFTQYVARMPRCAMTLVLNDKREALMMYRHRFIIDRWVWELPGGYVDGAEDVAVAAAREVEEETGWRPRTMEHLVTYQPAIGTLDQPQLIYLAHGADLTDKQPDINEAEQIEWIPLPDAVAMIDRGEIVGAATVVALYRAVSLSL